One genomic segment of Hydra vulgaris chromosome 14, alternate assembly HydraT2T_AEP includes these proteins:
- the LOC136091236 gene encoding uncharacterized protein LOC136091236: MGPKKKKNVHVSESVRRPLYLLTNPISQLPNTQLPTNGSILRYYQYLISSKKKRFIKTQINMACKKQKGTRNLVCKSRDFCDLETQSDCLIRQIVNIWTKAGFQAYIISEYSILDKLQALHKKYQLLKKRVTLKDTKDTRENIKNEFISTMEQLFDIGKDNLEQLMRSDKITPRTQAAIEEDLNFYLDQQTDRKWFISKPDKELATIIEK; encoded by the exons atgggtccaaaaaagaagaaaaatgtcCATGTAAGTGAAAGTGTCAGACGACCATTATATCTGTTAACTAACCCAATTTCACAGCTACCAAATACACAGCTTCCAACCAATGGTAGTATTTTaagatattatcaatatttaatttcaagtaaaaagaaaagatttattaaaacacaaattaacATGGCCTGTAAGAAGCAAAAAGGAACAAGGAACTTGGTGTGCAAAA gTAGAGATTTTTGTGACCTTGAGACGCAATCAGACTGCTTGATTAGACAAATAGTCAACATTTGGACCAAAGCGGGATTTCAAGCATACATCATTTCAGAATATTCAATTCTTGACAAACTTCAAGCTCTACACAAGAAGtatcaacttttgaaaaaacgaGTTACCCTGAAAGATACCAAAGATACTAGAGAAAATATTAAGAATGAATTCATTTCAACAATGGAACAGTTGTTTGACATAGGCAAAGATAACTTAGAGCAACTGATGAGAAGTGACAAAATAACACCAAGAACACAAGCTGCTATTGAAGAAGACCTAAATTTCTATCTAGACCAGCAAACAGACAG gaaGTGGTTTATTTCTAAGCCAGATAAAGAGCTAGCTACCATCATTGAGAAATGA